In the genome of Magnolia sinica isolate HGM2019 chromosome 2, MsV1, whole genome shotgun sequence, one region contains:
- the LOC131237628 gene encoding rust resistance kinase Lr10-like: MDKKKTIAIAIAIGAGCFLLAGLLFLLIRAKSSGSSRRNWKKKTGNAGNVRDVEEFLEICGTFALRRYTYSDLKKITNSFKDNLGQGGCGGVFKGMLQDDRLVAVKVLNESKGNGEDFINEVASIGRTYHVNIVSLLGFCSEGSKRALIYEFMPNGSLEKFIYTEKPRESHPLGWEKLYQIAIGVARGLEYLHRGCNTRILHFDIKPHNILLDQDFCPKISDFGLAKLCPTQKSTVSVLGTRGTVGYIAPEVYCRNIGGVSYKSDVYSYGMMVLEMVGGRKNIDPLVENTSEIYFPHWIYNRLTTYSHLDLHGYLGLHGIATKVEEETARKMILVGLWCIQTNPTDRPSMSRVVEMLEGSLDDLQMPPQPFLSSSS, from the exons ATGGATAAGAAGAAGACCATTGCCATTGCCATTGCCATAG GAGCAGGGTGTTTCCTTCTAGCAGGCTTGCTCTTCTTGCTCATTCGAGCCAAATCTTCTGGCTCTTCAAGAAGAAATTGGAAGAAGAAAACTGGCAATGCTGGTAACGTTCGTGACGTCGAAGAGTTCTTAGAAATCTGTGGAACCTTTGCTCTAAGAAGATACACCTATTCAGATCTCAAGAAGATTACCAACTCATTCAAGGATAATTTAGGCCAAGGAGGGTGTGGTGGTGTGTTCAAAGGTATGCTACAGGACGATCGTCTTGTGGCCGTGAAGGTCCTGAATGAATCCAAGGGCAACGGAGAAGATTTCATTAATGAGGTGGCCAGCATTGGTAGGACTTACCATGTGAATATCGTCTCACTTCTAGGTTTCTGTTCGGAGGGGTCTAAAAGAGCACTCATCTATGAGTTCATGCCGAATGGATCTCTAGAAAAATTCATCTACACCGAGAAACCAAGAGAATCACATCCCTTAGGGTGGGAAAAACTCTACCAAATTGCAATAGGTGTAGCTCGAGGACTAGAGTACTTGCACCGTGGTTGCAACACACGCATTCTACATTTCGACATAAAACCGCATAACATTCTTCTAGATCAAGATTTCTGCCCCAAGATCTCAGATTTTGGACTAGCGAAGCTGTGCCCCACACAAAAAAGTACTGTATCTGTGTTGGGTACCAGGGGGACCGTTGGATATATTGCCCCTGAAGTATATTGTAGAAACATTGGCGGTGTTTCCTACAAGTCAGATGTTTATAGCTATGGTATGATGGTACTGGAAATGGTTGGAGGAAGAAAGAACATTGATCCGCTTGTGGAGAACACCAGCGAGATATATTTTCCTCATTGGATATACAACCGTCTCACTACATACAGCCATCTTGATCTACATGGATATCTAGGTTTACATGGAATTGCAACCAAAGTTGAAGAAGAAACAGCAAGGAAGATGATCTTAGTTGGTTTATGGTGCATCCAAACCAACCCAACAGATCGGCCTTCAATGAGTAGGGTGGTGGAGATGCTGGAAGGAAGCCTTGATGACTTGCAAATGCCACCCCAgccatttctatcttcttcttcatGA